Proteins encoded within one genomic window of Esox lucius isolate fEsoLuc1 chromosome 12, fEsoLuc1.pri, whole genome shotgun sequence:
- the mtg2 gene encoding mitochondrial ribosome-associated GTPase 2 → MHSFAMLNTFAKVQKQRWLVQEMSRIFAQVCVKNELKASWLAAQRVTNVIRNFATSCPVCAQPRGITKKKELSEKKLTRHFVDHRKVKLLAGAGGKGASTFHSEPRKEWGGPDGGNGGDGGNIIIKVNRQVKSLAQVAPVYKGEDGESGGSKNCYGRNAGTTYIPVPMGTVVKEQGETVADLSQNGQEYVAVFGGAGGKGNRFFLSNENRAPTTATPGERGQERVLQLELRTMAHAGLVGFPNAGKSSLLRAISNARPAVAAYPFTTLNPHVGIVKYRDHEQVAVADIPGIIRGAHLNRGLGVSFLRHIERCRFLLYVLDMSSPEPWMQLQYLRYELDQYEPGLSHRPHAIVANKMDLPGSGVNLKALRDHVEQRVIPVSALTGLNTEELILHLRELYDGYLVTQVLSSGEDKPTKW, encoded by the exons ATGCATTCTTTTGCAATGTTAAACACGTTTGCCAAGGTTCAAAAGCAGAGATGGTTGGTCCAAGAGATGAGCCGAATATTTGCACAAGTTTGCGTTAAGAACGAGCTGAAAGCTAGCTGGTTGGCAGCACAGAGGGTAACAAATGTAATCAGAAATTTCGCCACGTCCTGTCCAGTGTGCGCCCAACCTAGAGGAATTACTAAGAAAAAAGAGCTTTCTGAAAAAAAACTG ACTCGGCACTTTGTGGACCACCGCAAGGTGAAGCTACTGGCTGGAGCAGGCGGGAAAGGGGCTTCCACTTTCCACAGTGAGCCCCGGAAAGAGTGGGGAGGACCGGACGGGGGGAACGGTGGAGACGGGGGAAACATCATCATCAAAG TCAACCGGCAGGTGAAATCTTTAGCGCAGGTCGCCCCCGTCTACAAAGGAGAAGATGGTGAATCAGGAGGCAGTAAAAACTGCTACGGACGCAACGCTGGCACAACCTACATCCCT GTGCCAATGGGGACAGTGGTGAAGGAGCAGGGGGAGACGGTGGCGGACCTCTCCCAGAACGGCCAGGAGTACGtggccgtgtttggaggagctGGGGGAAAGGGCAACCGCTTTTTCCTGTCTAACGAGAACCGCGCCCCTACTACTGCCACCCCAGGAGAGAGAGGCCAGGAGAGAGTCCTCCAGCTGGAGCTGCGCACTATGGCCCACGCTGGACTG GTTGGATTTCCCAATGCTGGGAAGTCTTCTCTCCTGAGGGCCATCTCCAATGCCAGGCCTGCCGTGGCTGCCTACCCCTTCACTACCCTCAACCCCCACGTGGGCATTGTTAAGTACAGGGACCACGAGCAAGTGGCAG TTGCTGACATCCCCGGTATCATCCGTGGGGCCCATCTAAACCGAGGTCTGGGGGTCTCCTTCCTCCGCCACATAGAGCGCTGTCGCTTCTTGCTCTATGTCCTGGACATGTCCTCGCCAGAACCCTGGATGCAGCTCCAGTATCTGCGCTACGAGCTGGACCAGTATGAACCCGGTCTCTCCCACCGGCCTCACGCTATTGTGGCCAACAAAATGGACCTACCCGGGTCGGGGGTTAATTTGAAGGCTCTTAGAGACCATGTGGAGCAGCGGGTGATCCCTGTGTCGGCACTCACCGGCCTGAATACAGAGGAGCTCATCCTCCATCTCAGGGAGCTGTATGATGGTTACCTGGTGACCCAGGTACTGAGTAGTGGCGAGGACAAACCTACCAAGTGGTAG
- the LOC105025745 gene encoding uncharacterized protein SCO4629-like, producing MLLTCEKCLCCVLLDSFSKWVVLVISVGSTFEVCLFSSTGQHVRGMDNESEKWARVLWDYLCLRQPLEKSDVIIGLGCHDVRVAERSAVLFLEGWAPWLLFTGYLGNQTAGVWTRPEADVFLDVALKMGVPRENILLETEATNTGENIRFSYRLLKENNIPG from the exons ATGTTGTTGACCTGTGAGAAATGCCTGTGTTGCGTGTTGTTAGATTCGTTCAGTAAGTGGGTGGTGTTAGTTATTTCAGTTGGTTCTActtttgaagtgtgtttgttttcttccacaGGCCAGCATGTGAGAGGAATGGATAATGAGAGTGAGAAGTGGGCCAGAGTTCTGTGGGACTACCTTTGTTTGCGGCAACCTCTGGAAAAG AGTGATGTCATAATTGGACTTGGTTGCCATGACGTGCGTGTGGCGGAGAGGTCAGCTGTCCTCTTCCTAGAGGGATGGGCTCCTTGGTTGCTTTTCACAGGCTACCTAGGCAACCAGACTGCTG gTGTGTGGACAAGGCCAGAGGCTGATGTGTTCTTAGATGTGGCTCTAAAGATGGGGGTTCCCAGGGAGAACATACTGCTGGAGACTGAGGCCACCAACACCGGAGAGAACATACGCTTCTCCTACAGACTGCTCAAGGAGAATAACATCCCAGGTTAG